A stretch of DNA from Candidatus Bathyarchaeia archaeon:
ATCGAGGCCCCGCCTAGCCAAAAACTCCTGGAATACGGCTAAGGCTCTAGCGTATATGTGGCGGGTTCCAGGCTTAAGGGCTGAGAGGAATTCATCGACCTCTGGCGAAGATGGCCATATCATCAGATGAAAAATCTAATAGAATCTTATCAGACAAACCCATATATTAAGGCGTTTTTCAAGGCTTTTTGAAAAATTTTATTGAGTTGGGCGTTTTGGGTGTTCTGTTAAGAGGTGTTAACAGCAATGGAAATTTCCATGCATGAAGGCGCAAGGCGGGGTTTTTATGCGCATAAAAAGGCTAGCTGAGAGCTGAGCGGCGGCGCAAGAGAGAGTTAATAGTATATTTTAAGATAGGAGACGGTTCTAAGCTAGCATATGTTCAAGTGTACAATTTTTCCTTTGGAGGGTTTGTTTTTGCCTAGGCAGAGGTTGGGTGGGAGAGTTGGCGTGTCCCTGCATCTTTGGGTTCCCTTAGACTTGGCTGAGGCGGCTAAAAGGCTGTGCGTATCAAGGGGCACCTCTCTAAGCGCTATGGTGGCCGACTTCCTTGAAAGGTGGGTAAGCCAAGCAGGCGAAGCGATTGAAAGAGCTGAAGACTATGAGCTTTTGAAAAGGGAGTACCAACGTCTATCACGCGAGTTTGAAAGGCTACGCACCATCATGAGGAAAGTAGACCCAGAAGCCGAAATGCAGGAAGAAGCCCTAAAACTCGGACTAGACTTCAACACCCTCAACAACATGGAAGAAGTCATAGCCAAACTCCTAAAAATACACGACCCACCCGACCAAAAACTCCACCACTTCATAAACTACCTCGAAACAGCCAAACACCTACTCCAAAAGGAACAACAACTCACAACCACAAGAAAACAAAAATACCAGCCTACAGAAACAAACAGCAGTTAGACGTTACTAATGGAAAATAATGTTGGATGCAGCTTTGGTATCATTTTTGCTTGCTTTTGTTATTTGGTTTGGTAGTTTCCTTCGTGTGTGGGTATTATGTATATGGGTCTTCCTTCGCTTAGGGCTTGGGCTGTTTTTCTTCTGGCTCTTTGGACGAGGCGCCATACGGTTCCTCTTGAAACACCCATTTTTCGTCCGGCTTCTTCTTGTGATAATCCCTCTAAATCGACAAGTCTGAAGGCTTCTAGTTCAGCTAGATCTAGAAATATTGGTTCCGTGTTTTGGGGAGGGTTTGGGGTGAAGCTGTTTATGAACGGTGTTATTCCTAGCATGACCGGTTTCGGAAATCTTCCCCTTCTGCCACATCTGAATCTTTGTCTCCACATGACTTATCAGCCTTTATTTATTGCTAGTATGAGAGCGGAGTGTCGACTTCCTCGAGAATCCATAGTAAAGCCTGTTTTATAGCGTTTCTTGCAATGTTTTCCCTTTCTGTGAATGGCCCTTTCGCCTCTCTTTCTTTATATAGCATTTCGATCCATCTTCTGATTTCTTCTTCCTTTTGCATGTATCCTTAACACCCCTATGTTGTTTTATGTCGGAAGATTTATATATTTCTGTGCGTTTTCACATAATTGAAAAATGTGCATAAGCACAAAATAGCAATCAAGAGGTGACTGGAATGGCGTGGGGTTGGAGAGGTAGAGGTGGCGGCTGGGCTGGACCTTGGCCTGGAAGAGGTCCATTTAGCTATTTGCCTCCTTGGCAGAGGCCTGGATGGTTGTTTAGTTTTGGCAGGGGATTCGGCAGGTGGTGGAGCTATCCATATAGTCCTTGGGTTTGTGCTAGGTTTCCTTGGCTTCCAAAATGGTGGTGGGCATACCCGCAATACTGGTATTGGCCTCCATATACTAGTTATGCATGGCCCCTCATAGCCTACAGCTGGGGCTTTTACGGTTACCCCTATTGGCTTCCAGCGGCTTATGCGCCATATTAGTGAGGATGAGAACTGAAATGACGTGGCCATGGCCTAGAAGATACCGACGTTGGTGGTGTTACCCACCTCCCGGACAAATTCCGCCGCAACAATATCCTTACATGCCATACGCCTACCCGCCGATGTATCCACACTATCCGCCGCCAGTGCCGCCGACGCCGCAGTCTCCCGAAGATGAATTGGCTGCCCTTGAAGACTACAAAAAGGAACTTGAAGACGAAAAAGCCAGCATAGAACAAGAAATCAGCGATGTGGAAACAAGGATAAAAGAGTTGAAGGCCATGCTTGAAAAAAGTGGAGGAAAACAGCCGGGAACGTGAAAACTTTGAGTTTGCCAATAAAGCGTTTCCAATGCAGCAACTGTGGGCAAATAATAGAGGCCCCTCAAGGAGCCCCAAAACCGGCTAATTGCCCAAGATGTGGAGTACCAGCAATGATGATTCGCAGACTGGACAAAGGCCCGCCTGGAGGGAGAAGAGGCGGAGGCCCTCCATGGCAGCGAACTCCGCCATAACCTCCCTTTTTAGTTTTCAAATGAGCACGTTGCGGGAGTGGTTTAAAGTATGGGAAAGAAGATAGCTGTTCCAACAAAAGGCCATGGTGGTTTGGAAGATTTTGTATCGGAAGTTTTCGGTAAAGCCAAAACTTTTACCATAGTGGAAGTGGAGAATGGTCAAGTAAGAAATGTGCGAGTTATCGATAATCCTGCAGCAACTTACAAGCATGGTTCTGGACCGGTTGCCGTGAAAACGCTTGTAGACCTTGGGGTGGATCTTGTATTAGCTGCAGAGCTTGGTCCGGGCGCTTCAGAATTGTTCGAGCACCATAATATAAAAAGGGTTTCAGTAAAACCCAACATTAAAGTTGCAGACGCCGTAAAG
This window harbors:
- a CDS encoding NifB/NifX family molybdenum-iron cluster-binding protein, whose product is MGKKIAVPTKGHGGLEDFVSEVFGKAKTFTIVEVENGQVRNVRVIDNPAATYKHGSGPVAVKTLVDLGVDLVLAAELGPGASELFEHHNIKRVSVKPNIKVADAVKEILAESLK
- a CDS encoding DUF134 domain-containing protein — protein: MWRQRFRCGRRGRFPKPVMLGITPFINSFTPNPPQNTEPIFLDLAELEAFRLVDLEGLSQEEAGRKMGVSRGTVWRLVQRARRKTAQALSEGRPIYIIPTHEGNYQTK